AACAATGTAAGGTATGTGCAATGGATACAGGATATTTCCAAGGAGCATTGGAAAAAAAATGCTCCTATCGAGATTCAAGAACAAGTTATTTGGGTAGTTTTAAAACACACCATTGAGTATAAGTCACCTGCCTTCCTTAAAGATCCAATTCATATTTCTACCTATATTGAAAAAAGTAAGGGTGCTATTTCTACGCGCATTGTAGAAATATTCCATAAAATAACAAATACGCTTCTTGTACGTTCAAATACTGAATGGTGTCTTTTAAATAAGGATACAAAAAAGCCTATGCGGATTTCAGAGGATATTCAGAAGCTGTTTTCTTAAATCTTGATAAAAGTATTGAATATCAAATCATTAGGGTGACCTTTTAATGTAAGTGAATAGACCCATTTATGGTAGAAAGGTTAAACACCAACCAGTTTACATAATTTGATTGCATGAAATTAAAATTTTCCCTTACATCCATTTTAATCATTTTGGTGCTTTGGGGAAGCTCGTGCAGAAAGGATTTTGAATTTGCCAATAGTGCAGGCCACCTGTCCTTTTCAAAGGACACCGTTTACTTGGATACGGTTTTTAGCAGTATTGGAAGCAGTACCTATTCCCTTAAGGTTTATAATACTACCAAGGATGATGTCCTAATACCATCCATACGGCTTAGAAATGGCCAAGAAAGTTATTATCGATTGAATGTCGATGGTAAGGCAGGCAATATTTTTGAGGACATTCCCTTATACGCGGAAGACAGTTTATTCATTTTTGTTGAAACCAATATTACGCTATTACCGGACGAACCATCCCAATTGCTCTATACAGACGCCATTCAATTCGATAATGACATTTATTTACAGGAGGTGGAACTTGTTACCTTGGTCAAGGATGCCGTTTTTCTGTACCCATCTAAGGATGCCAACGGAAAAATGGAAAATGTCTTATTGTATACCAGAGAGGATGGTTCCGAAGTATTTGTGGAAGGTTTCGATTTAAAGGATGACCAACTCCATTTTGACAACCAGAGACCATACGTGATATATGGTTATGCCTCGGTACCTCATAATGCAAAACTAACTATAGATGCCGGTGCCAGGGTTCATTTTCATCGTAATTCCGGACTCTTGGTGAAACCCAATGCCTCCTTACTAGTGAACGGAAACTTTAGCAATGACCAAGAAGCATTGGAAGGTGAGGTCATATTCGAAGGCGATAGACTTGAACCAAGCTTTTCCAATATCCCAGGACAGTGGGGAGCCTTGTTCGTTGCAAAGGGAAGTACCGGCAATAGTGTAAACCACCTCACCATCAAAAATGCGGAAATAGGTCTTTATGTTGAAGGGGACATGGAAGCGGAAACCACTACTTTGGAGATTGCCAACAGTCAGATACATAATAGTGCCATCCATAATTTATGGGCCAAATCGGCTACTCTAAATGCCCAAAATCTTCTCCTGGGAAGCTCAGGGAGCTCTTCCTTCTATGGGGAATTAGGTGGCAGGTATGAGTTCACACATACAACCATAGCCAATTATTGGACCAATGGCTTTAGAAATGGTAGGGCATTAAATTTGCGCAATTTTGGAAAATTTGGTGCAGACGAAGGCGTTGATTTGGTAAAGGCAGATTTTAAAAATTGTATTATCGGCGGCAACTCCATGTCAGAACTCATGCTTTTATCGAATCAAAACAACATTTTTAACTATAGCTTTCAGAATTGCCTTATCAAATACAGTGCGTCTGGGTCGGAATCGTCCAGTAATGCTTTATATGATTTCGATGGGCCAGCTTTCGAAAACATTTTATTAAACGGTGACCCTGATTTTTTTGATCCGAAGCAAAATGATTTTAGGATTGGGCTTGATTCCGATGCAATCAATAAAGGTAGTATCCCATTTGCCCGACAAGTGCCTTTTGATTTACTGAATAGGGAAAGGATTTCCGCTCCGGATTTGGGCGTTTATCAAGCCACGCCTAAGTTGGAGTAGTATATATCTTATATTAATCTCAGAAATATCTTTCAAAATCAATTAATTAGAAAAAAATAATATAATAACCTCCATTTTTATAAGGTTTTCCTAGTTCAAAGACTTTTAGCGTATTAGTAAATTGCGACAGAACTCTATGGATTTTGGAATATTCGTACGTAATTATCGATTCTGATGCTGTTTCCAACTTACAATTAACCACGTTTTTGGAAGCATATGGTGACTTTACGTGTTCGGGATTTGCTAAAAATCCTGATGACGGACTGAACCATATTCTTAAATACACTCCAGATTTGGTTTTTATCAATTTGGACCAAAAAGCACAACCTCTTTTCCAAATGGTGGTTGAAATGCACCAATATCTCTTGGAAATCCCCATGGTCATAGGCATTTCTAAATCCAAGAAATATGCCTACGATGCTATTAAAAATGGATTTTTTGATTACTGGTTATTGCCGTTTAATGAGTTCGACATAAGAAAGTCCTTGTTAAAACTAAGGAAAAGAAATCCAAAGGTCAAGGAACCTACTACTATCTGCCTAAAGTCCTACAATGATTTTCAGTATTTGAATACAGCGGATATTCTTTACCTGCAGGCCGACAATAATACCACAGAATTTTTTATGAGGGATGGAACCGTAGTGAACGCATTCAAGACCTTAAAAACTTTTGAAAACAAATTGCCCCAAAACTTTATTCGCATCCACCAAAGCTACATCGTCAACACGGACTATGTATCAAGAATCAATTTTGGCAAAAATATCTGTGCCTTAAAAGAAATTGAGAAAAACCTGCCCTTCTCAAAATCCTACAAGGATAAAATGGATCAACTAAAGAAAATCCTTTCCAAAAACAGTGTATCCTCCCTAAATTGACCAAATTCTCTCAAAACCTGTTCAAATACTCACAGAATAGGGCAATCCACTAACTACTAGCAAATCAGGGTTTTAATTTCTCTTAAGTCTATTACTTTGGTAACGTAATAAAAAAAGAAACACCATAAATTTAAAACCTTACAAAAATGAAGAAAATAGTTAGTATTGCCGCAGTAGCCATCATGGCATTAGGATTAACCACCTATGTAGTTGAAAACACTGCAAATGAGTTTGACTTTATGAAAGATTTCAGTACTATGTTGGCCTGTGATGGTTGTTCTTCCCAAGAGGATAGAAGGGATCCTCCTTACGGGAAAGCTTAATTCAATTTACCTATTTACATACAATTACTATAAATATTTGGGACGCCCTGCAATAAATGTTAGGGCGTTTTGTTATCTTGTAAGTATTCAGTTACAAAGCGAAAATTATAAGGATTGAAAAAGTATTTAATTTTAATCATCCTTTGCGGTACTCCTTTTTCTTCATTAAGATCGCAATTGGTCCCAAAAGAAGATATTGCACTTCAAAAAGAAGTGGAGGCGAAAATAAAAAGTGCTATTAATGATTCCTTAAGTTATCTACAAAAGAAAGCCGACCTCCAAAACGCTTTTGATTTACTTAGTACAATCAAAAGCGATAGTCTCCAGCTTCGGTTGTTATCCAATCTTTCTTACTACATCGAGCCGCAAGATTCTGCTTTTTTTAGAGAAGTCAATGCAACTACAAGGCACCTTGCTATAAAAAGCAAAGATTCCTTAGCATTGGCCAACGCTTATTGGGATTTAGGTTTTCATTATAGCAGAAACTCTAGTAAGGATAGTTCATTTTACAGTTATTCCGAAGCACAAAAAATTTATGAGGAATTGGGAAATAAATTTTTATCAGCACGGATGTATTATAATATGGCAAGACATCAACAGGAAATTCGAGACTATGTAGGAAGTGAAGCAAATACTATAGCCGCCATTGAAAGACTAAAACCTTTAAAGAAATACAGGGAACTTTATAATTCCTATAATACTTTGGCTATTAATTCCCAAGCTCTCGGCGAATATGACCAAGCAATTAAATACTATGATCAAGCTTTATTTTTTTTACAAAAAATTGAAGACCATGATTATTATTTAATACTAGAAAATATAAACAATAGAGGTATGGTCTACATTGATTTGGGCGACTATCATAAAGCATTGGAAAATTTCGAAGATAATTTAAACCAAAGAAATATTTTATCAGAGAATACCACTCTATATGCCAAAACCTTAAATAATATAGCCACTACCAAAATAAAGCTAAATGACACTTTGGGTGTAAACAAGCTTATAGAAGAATCCATTTTGTTAAGGGATAGTATTCAGGATAAAAGAGGCTTGGCATCCTCCTATTTTGCCAAAGCGGAATATCATTTGTTCAATAAAGATACCCTAAAAGCAATTGGAAGTGCTGAGAGGGCTATTGCATTGGCAAAGGAAAGTTTAAGCAATGAGCGTCTCTTGGAAACCTATACCTTTTTGGCCAAAATTGACAATAAGAATGCTTCCAAATATGCTCAAAAGTACATTGCCCTAAACGATAGCATTGTCATGGAAGAACGTCAGGCACGTAATAAATTTGCCCGTATTCGTTTTGAAACGGATGAATTTATCGCCCAAAATGAACAACTGGAGGAAGAGACGGCTATTCTGGCCAAGCAGAAGCAGATTTGGTCAGGAGTGGCATTGGGCTTTTTCCTTTTGGGAATATCGGTCTATACCATTATAAACCAAAGGGCCAAAAACCAAAAACTTATGTTTGCCCAACAACAACAAGCAAACAACCAAGAGATCTTTAACCTTATGCTAACCCAAAAACAAAAAGTGGACGAGGTGAAAAGGTTGGAGCAAAAAAGGATTTCAGAGGAGCTCCATGACGGCGTTCTTGGAAAAATGTTGGGGGCTAGAATGGTATTGACAGGTCTCAACAAAAAAACGGGGCAGGAAGCCATTGAGGCCAGAATGGAGGCCATAAAGGCACTAAAAAATGTGGAAGAGGAAGTAAGGTCCATATCCCATGAACTAAGCCATAGTGCCTATCAGAAAATTAACAACTTTATCAATTCCGTAGAAGATTTGTTGGGTTCTGCCAAGGAAAATTCCAAATTAATTACTACATTCAATTATGACGAGGATGAGGATTATGACGCACTTAAAGGTGAAATCAAGATCAATCTATATCGTATGATACAGGAATGTCTTCAAAATGCGATAAAACATTCCCATGGGAAGAATTTCTTTGTTGATTTTCAGAGATTTGATAATACCCTCAAGGTGGCGATGGGAGATGATGGAATGGGATTTGATATGGAAAGGGAACGAAAGGGAATTGGAATGCGAAATATAAGTTCACGGATAGAAAAACTGAACGGGACTTGGCAAATGCAATCAGAACCTCAAGGAGGAACTACCATAACCCTGGAAATTCCGTTGCATTTTATGGATTCCAACACCAATACCGCCTTGCAACGTGTGTAAACCAAAATCCCGGATAAGAAGGTTAGTATTTGGCACATAATATATAATTTTGCCTTACAGGAAAATGAATGGCCATCCTGTCTATGAAATAATGTAAATAACAAGCAAATGAAGACGGTTAGGATATTAGCGGTGGATGATCATGAAATGACGACCTTGGGATATAAATATATCCTTGAGGATGCCGATTTTGAGGATTTTTCAGTGAAAGTGGAAATAGCGAAAAGCTATGACAAGGGAAAGGAAAAAATTGAATACTCGGCGCGAAGCTTAGCTTTTGATATTATCCTATTGGATATCCAACTATTTCCCGCCGAATCCAAAGATCCAAGATCTGGCGTGGATTTAGGTAAATTGGCCAGGGAAATTGTTCCAGACTCAAAGATTGTTTTTATGTCCTCTTTCAGTGACAGTTACCGTATCAACAATATTTTTAAGGCCGTAAACCCTGACGGTTATATGGTAAAGTCGGAAATTGATGAAATGTCGCTTAGAACGATGGTTGATACCGTAGTTAAAAAACCTCCCTATTATACCGCCAGTGCTTTGGGTGCCGTTCGCAGGAGAATGGCCAGCAATATAGATATCGATGAACAGGACCAAAAGATTTTGTATTATCTGTCCTTAGGAACCAATACACGAGACATAGCACCTCTTATAGCTTCGGCCAATACGACCGTAGAGGCAAGAAAAAGGCAGTTAAAGGCAATTTTTGGTGTAAAGAATGGCAATGACCTAGCACTTATACAAGAAGCAAAGAAGAGAGGTTTCCTTTAATCCAAAAATATTATTATTACAACTATTTAAAAATCAGTATTTTGTAAATTCTGTTTTTAAAATATAATAATATCCTCCAAAATTCTAAGGTTTTCCTAGGTCTTGTGAATTCCCATTAAGGCTATCTTTATAATAAAAGAATTGTAAGGAATGCTTTTCAAATTTCACAATTACCAACCCATCGAACTAATAAACACAAAGTCAGAAGAGAAGATTTTTGGCTTAGATGATTTTAAGAAATCCCTTGAGTTGGGTTACTTTTCCAAAGTTACTATCAAAAATGCCAAGTATGGTAACCAAAAAATGGATTTGGTTTTGGAGCTCGACTGTCCATTAAACCTTATAGATGTTCTAGGACATTTTAATAAGGGACTTTGGGGTTCCACGGACATCAATGTTTCCACGCTTACAAAAAGTTTTGGTCTATTGACAACTCAAAATAGGACATTGGAAATTGATATTAATGAAATCACCCTGTATTTAAACGATACCAACATAATTATCAAAAACATTTACAGGAATAGTATCCCAGAACAATTCAATACTATCATGACTGAAATTGCAAGGCAATATGTTTCAATTACCAAGGGATTGACAGAACAGCCCGAAGAAATCTTCGTCCCTGTTTTTGAAGACAATCTTAGCAGTGCGCATACTTTTCATGAAAATCAAAAATCCCCAAATGCCTCCGCTTATAAGGAATATTGGGGAATTTATATGGAATCCGAAGTAGACGGATTGATTTTTGATGTTCAGAAGAATAAATTTATCCCTGCAAATCTCGATTACAATTTGTTTGACGAGAACAACTAGGCCTTAACGGTCATTTCATTAAATATGGCCCTGTCTCCCATCATGGCGTTGACACTCTTCTTTACATCGGCAATTAGTTGAGAATCTTCAGGATTCGTCAATACTTTATCGATAAATTCCACCACGGTCTTCATATCCTCTTCCAATAATCCCCTTGTCGTAATCGCGGCGGTACCAAATCGAATGCCAGAAGTAACAAAAGGTGATTTGTCATCAAATGGAACCATGTTTTTGTTCGCCGTAATATCGGCCAGAACTAGCGCTTTTTCCGCATCTTTCCCTGTTATACCCTTGTTTCGTAGATCGATCAACATCATGTGGTTGTCCGTTCCTCCAGAAATGATATTATAGTCCTTGGCAACAAAAGCCTTGGCCATGGCATCAGCATTCTTCTTGACCTGTTGCATGTAAATCCCAAATTCTTCCGTAAGTGCTTCCCCAAAAGCAACCGCCTTCGCCGCAATAATATGCTCCAAGGGGCCTCCCTGATTTCCAGGGAAAACGGCCAAATCCAACAAGGCGGACATTTTTCTTAAGCTACCGTTTTTAAGTTTGATTCCGAAGGGATTGTCAAAATCCTTTCCCATCAAAATCAAACCTCCCCTTGGCCCTCTTAGGGTTTTATGGGTAGTGGTGGTCACAATATGGCAATGAGGAATAGGATCATTTAGCAATCCTTTGGCAATCAAACCGGCAGGATGCGAAATGTCGGCCAACAACAAGGCGTTTACACTATCCGCAATTTCCCGAAACCTTTTGAAATCCATATCGCGAGAATATGCAGAAGCCCCCGCTATTATAAGTTTTGGTCGCTCCTTAGTTGCTATTTCCTGAATTTTATCATAGTCCAGCGTTCCCGTTTTTTCATCTACCCCATAAAAAACAGGATTGTACAATTTACCTGAAAAATTTACTGGTGATCCATGGGTAAGATGGCCACCATGGGCCAGGTCAAATCCCAAAATGGTGTCACCAGCCTCTAAGCAAGCATGGTATACGGATGCATTCGCCTGGGAACCTGAATGTGGTTGTACATTGGCATACTCCGCTCCAAAAAGTGCTTTGGCACGATCAATGGCCAATTGTTCTACTTCGTCGACCACTTCGCATCCTCCATAATAACGCTTCCCTGGATAACCCTCGGCATATTTGTTCGTTAAAACAGAACCAGCAGCTTCCATTACCTGCGGACTTACAAAATTCTCGGAAGCTATCAATTCTATTCCGTTCGTCTGACGCCTTCTCTCCGCTTCTATGAGCTTAAATATTCGAGTATCCCTTTCCATGTATGTAATTAATTTAATTCTTTTGCAAAAGTACAATTTGCCCTAATTCCTAGTACTATAAAATGACGGGTATCCAGATAATTTTATTAAACAAGCGTTAATAACTGTCAAGATTTTGTCTTTTTTTAAACACAAATATGGGACAAAAGTGTATTTCACCCTATTTACACTATTCTTCATCCTTTTCCGTTATGTAAGGGAATATTTCTGGCATAGCTATTGGAATAGCTCAAATGGAAACCCTTAAAGTTCTAGTTATGAAAAAAATTCTACTTCTTGGCATCCTTGTGTTCATATACTCCTGTAGTGGCGTTAAAAGAACGCAAGAGGCATTGAATTCAGGGAATTATAATGCAGCCATAAACAAAGCAATCTTAAACATTGCGGAAAACAAAACCAAAAAAAGCAATCAGGCCTTTATCGTTCTTTTGGAGGAAGCCTACCAAAAAAATACGGAGAGAGAACTTCAAAATATTAAGTTTCTAAAAAAGGACGGTAATTCCGCAAATTATGAAACTATTTATGAATCGTATGTAACCTTGAAGGAAATCCAGCAAAGAATCCGACCCTTATTACCATTATACATAATGGATGAGGGAAGGGATGCACGGTTCAATTTCAATAATTATGATTCTGATATTATTGCCGCAAAGGAAAATCTATCGGAATTCCTTTATAATAATGCCTTGGGTCTTTTGCAAAATGCTCGTTATAAAAATGAATATAGGAGTGCCTATGATGATTTGAAGTATCTAGAGGAAATCAACCCAAACTATCGGGATACCAAAAACAAAATGGACGAGGCCTATCAAAAAGGATTGGATTATGTAGTGGTTGAGATGGTCAACAATACGGATAAAGTAATACCAAAACGACTGGAAGACGAGTTGTTGAACCTCAATACCTATGGATTGAACAATCTTTGGACCGAATACCATACCAACAGGTTGGCGAACATCGACTATGATTATTTAATGGAGGTTTCCTTTCAAAATATCAACATTTCCCCGGAACAGGTAAATGAAAAACAGATAATCAAGGAAAAACAGATCAAGGATGGCTATCAGTACGTAGAAGATCAGAATGGTAACATTGTTAAGGACAGCCTGGGCAACAATATTAAAGTGGACAAGTTTAAAACCGTGCGATGCGATTTTTATCAATTCACACAGTTCAAGAGCGCTCAGGTAGTTGGAGTGGTTAATTTTACGGATCTAAGAAAGCAACAGCAAATTAATCAATATCCCTTGGCCAGTGAATTCGTTTTTGAGCACATATTCGCCAATTACAATGGGGACAAACGTGCGTTGGACAATGATTTATTGCCTTTCTTGCAAGCTGCAAGGGTTCCCTTTCCAACGAATGAGCAAATGGTCTACGACGCGGGAGAGGATTTAAAGAACAATTTAAAAACCATTCTTACCAGACAAAACTTTAACTAAAAGATAAACTCCGCAAATATGCGGAGTTTTTTTATACATACCGCTCCAGTTTTATTTCCGATATGCCCCCATGGGAATCATGGGCTACCACTACCCCATTCTTAATAATCAATAGCTGGGGCGACTGATGCATCACTTGAAATGCTTCGGCCACTTTATTGGATACCTCGCGGTGCGCATGCAAATCCAAAAAGTAAAAATCCATTTGGGAAAATTCAAGACCATAGGAAGAATTAAACATATTTAAAACCATTCTACTCACGCCACATGTGGTGGAATGCTTGAATATGGCCTGTGGCCTTGTTTTTGAATTTTCTGCCAATACATCTAGCTGATCTTTATTCTCAAGAGAAATCCACGGTATATCCTTACCACCTTCAGAATTTCCATTTCCATTCTCATTTTTACCAAAAAAATTACCAAATAATCCCATACTCCGCTAACTTTAAATAACGCTATACATATTTTTCTAACACTGACTTAATGTCTTGAAAATATTGAACTTACCAGACATTTTGTCTTGTTCATTCAATTGGTAGGATTGTTGCCTATTTCCTTACAAAAGTAATATTCAAAATAAAAGTAATCCTTATGAACTTTAATAATTTCACTATAAAATCACAGGAGGCCCTACAGCAGGCCCAGGTAATTGCCCAATCATTGGGACATCAGCAAATTGAGAACGAACACTTATTTAAAGCCATTGCAGAGGTCGAGGAAAACGTTGTTCCATTTATATTCAAAAAATTGGGACTCAATGCCAACCTTATTAAGCAGATTTTGGAAAAGGAACTCAATTCCTTTCCCAAGGTCCAAGGTGGAGACATCATGCTTTCCAGGGAGGCGGGTAAATCGGTAAACGAGGCCTCTATAATCGCAAAAAATATGGGCGATGAATATGTTTCCATAGAACACCTACTCTTGGCCATTTTTAAATCAAAAAGTAAAATCGCCCAAATCTTAAAAGATCAAGGGGTAACCGAGAAAAATCTTGTTGCCGCTATCAATGATCTGAGAAAAGGCTCCAATGTGACCTCCCAAAGTGCGGAGGAAACATATAATTCGTTGAATAAATATGCCAAAAATCTTAATGAATTGGCAGATAGCGGTAAACTGGACCCGGTTATAGGAAGGGATGAAGAGATTAGAAGGGTACTACAAATTCTATCCAGAAGAACCAAGAACAACCCCATGCTAGTAGGTGAACCAGGAGTTGGTAAAACCGCTATTGCTGAAGGTCTGGCCCACAGAATCGTTCAAGGCGACATCCCTGAAAACCTAAAGGACAAGGTTATTTATTCCTTGGATATGGGTGCCCTGATCGCAGGTGCCAAATACAAAGGGGAATTTGAGGAACGATTAAAGGCCGTTATTAAGGAAGTGACAAGTGCGGATGGTAATATCATATTGTTTATTGACGAAATCCATACATTAGTAGGAGCCGGCGGCGGTCAAGGCGCCATGGATGCCGCCAATATTTTAAAACCCGCTTTGGCGAGGGGCGAACTTAGGGCCATTGGAGCCACGACTTTGGATGAGTATCAAAAATACTTTGAAAAGGACAAGGCCTTGGAACGTCGTTTTCAAAAGGTTGTAGTGGATCAGCCCGACACGGAAAGTGCCATTTCCATACTTAGGGGAATCAAGGAGCGGTACGAGACCCATCATAAGGTGCGTATTAAGGATGAAGCGGTCATCGCTGCCGTGGAATTGTCCCAACGCTATATTACCAATAGGTTTTTACCCGATAAAGCAATCGACCTCATGGACGAGGCTGCTGCCAAATTACGAATGGAGATTAATTCCAAACCCGAGGAGCTTGATGTTCTAGATCGTAAAATCATGCAGTTGGAAATTGAAATTGAGGCGATAAAAAGGGAGAACGACCATTCCAAACTTAAGTCCCTAAATTTGGAATTGGCCAATGTGAAAGAAGAACGTAACGAGATTTTTGCCAAATGGGAAACTGAAAAATCCGTGGTGGACAATATCCAAAAGACCAAAATGGATATCGAAAACTACAAGGCGGAAGCGGAACGAGCCGAGCGAAACGGGGATTATGGTAAAGTGGCGGAAATAAGATATGGTAAAATCAAGGATGCCCAAGAGAACTTGGCAAAACTACAGGAGGAACTGGCTCAGCAACAGGATGCCGGAACACTCATTAAAGAAGAGGTGACCAGCGAAGATATTGCGGAAGTAGTAGCAAAATGGACCGGAATACCTGTTACCAAAATGCTACAAAGCGAAAGGGAAAAATTACTGAATCTAGAAAATGTATTGCACAAGAGGGTCGTTGGTCAGGATGAAGCTATCCAAGCGGTTTCAGATGCCATTAGAAGAAGTAGGGCAGGTTTGCAAGATATGAAAAAACCTATAGGTTCCTTTCTGTTCCTGGGTACCACGGGTGTTGGTAAAACTGAGTTGGCAAAAACCCTGGCTTCCTACTTGTTCGACGATGAAAATGCAATGACCCGTATAGATATGAGCGAGTATCAGGAAAGGCATTCCGTAAGTAGATTGGTTGGTGCCCCTCCAGGATATGTAGGTTATGACGAAGGAGGTCAACTGACCGAAGCCGTGAGAAGACGCCCCTACTCCGTTGTTTTGCTGGATGAAATTGAAAAGGCGCATCCAGATACATTCAATATTCTGCTACAGGTTTTGGATGAGGGAAGGTTGACGGATAATAAGGGACGTGTTGCCGATTTCAAGAACACCATTATCATTATGACCAGTAATATGGGTAGTCAGATCATACAGGAGAAGTTTGAAAATTCAACTGATATACACAGTGCATCGGAGGCGGCAAGGGTTGAAGTTTTGGGATTATTACATAAAATGATTCGGCCTGAATTCTTGAACAGAATCGATGACATCATTATGTTCACCCCACTTACCAAAGATGATATCAGGGAAATTGTAAAACTACAATTGGCCGGATTAAAGAAAATGCTGGATAAGCAAAACATTACCTTAGATGCTACCGATGAGGCAATAGACTTTTTGGCGAGACGAGGCTATGAACCACAGTTTGGGGCAAGGCCTGTAAAACGTACCATACAAAAGGAGGTATTGAACAACATGTCTAAGGAACTATTAAGTGGTAAAATCAAATCAGATAGCGTCATTCTCTTGGATGCTTTTGATGACGAATTGGTATTCAGAAACCAAAATGATTTGGTGGTATAAACGAACTGTTGCTTTGAGAAACGCCCTAAAAAATTTTTAGGGCGTTTTTTTATCGACAAGATATACCATACAGTATAGTTTTTTTATCTTCGTATAAAATAGACTCAAATGTCCACCAAAGCTGAAAAAACCACTGCCTACATCATTGAA
Above is a window of Maribacter algicola DNA encoding:
- the clpB gene encoding ATP-dependent chaperone ClpB, whose amino-acid sequence is MNFNNFTIKSQEALQQAQVIAQSLGHQQIENEHLFKAIAEVEENVVPFIFKKLGLNANLIKQILEKELNSFPKVQGGDIMLSREAGKSVNEASIIAKNMGDEYVSIEHLLLAIFKSKSKIAQILKDQGVTEKNLVAAINDLRKGSNVTSQSAEETYNSLNKYAKNLNELADSGKLDPVIGRDEEIRRVLQILSRRTKNNPMLVGEPGVGKTAIAEGLAHRIVQGDIPENLKDKVIYSLDMGALIAGAKYKGEFEERLKAVIKEVTSADGNIILFIDEIHTLVGAGGGQGAMDAANILKPALARGELRAIGATTLDEYQKYFEKDKALERRFQKVVVDQPDTESAISILRGIKERYETHHKVRIKDEAVIAAVELSQRYITNRFLPDKAIDLMDEAAAKLRMEINSKPEELDVLDRKIMQLEIEIEAIKRENDHSKLKSLNLELANVKEERNEIFAKWETEKSVVDNIQKTKMDIENYKAEAERAERNGDYGKVAEIRYGKIKDAQENLAKLQEELAQQQDAGTLIKEEVTSEDIAEVVAKWTGIPVTKMLQSEREKLLNLENVLHKRVVGQDEAIQAVSDAIRRSRAGLQDMKKPIGSFLFLGTTGVGKTELAKTLASYLFDDENAMTRIDMSEYQERHSVSRLVGAPPGYVGYDEGGQLTEAVRRRPYSVVLLDEIEKAHPDTFNILLQVLDEGRLTDNKGRVADFKNTIIIMTSNMGSQIIQEKFENSTDIHSASEAARVEVLGLLHKMIRPEFLNRIDDIIMFTPLTKDDIREIVKLQLAGLKKMLDKQNITLDATDEAIDFLARRGYEPQFGARPVKRTIQKEVLNNMSKELLSGKIKSDSVILLDAFDDELVFRNQNDLVV